Proteins from a genomic interval of Pseudomonas anuradhapurensis:
- the recQ gene encoding DNA helicase RecQ, translated as MLEQAQRVLKDVFGYDSFRGRQAAIIDCVANGGDALVLMPTGGGKSLCFQVPGLLRPGLTVVVSPLIALMDDQVATLDELGVPAAALNSTLTPEQQRELAGRLRRGEVKMLYLAPERLVQPRMLDFLRDLDIALFAIDEAHCVSQWGHDFRPEYLQLGQLAELFPHVPRIALTATADMRTREEIVQRLHLQGAERFLSSFDRPNIFYRIVPKEAPRKQLMAFLGERRGNAGIVYCLSRKKVDETAAFLCDQGFPALPYHAGLPAETRAANQHRFLNEEGLIMVATIAFGMGIDKPNVRFVAHLDLPKSLEAYYQETGRAGRDGLPSDAWMAYGLQDMVMLKQMLQNSEGDERHKRIEQHKLDAMLALCEETRCRRQALLAYFDETLEQPCGHCDNCVDQVQTWDATEPARQALSAVFRTGQRYGVGHLVDVLLGKDTEKVRNFGHEKLSVFGVGKGLAEVEWRSLFRQLVARGLVDIDLEGYGGLRLSDSCRPLLRGEVTLQLRRDLKPQTSARTSSSGGGSPASQLVRAEERELWEALRTLRRKLAEEHSVPPYVIFPDSTLLEMLRSQPVSLSDMAQVSGVGARKLERYGQAFLEVLNNSGGTDEAPKVVLDLRHELVSLARAGMTPAQIAGQLDCSEKNVYSLLAEALGRQELSLEQALDLPEDLMMEVQDAFLDGEGELPPVSAVAPLFGGRVPEGVLYCVRAALAAEFEL; from the coding sequence ATGCTCGAACAGGCTCAGCGCGTTCTCAAGGACGTCTTCGGCTACGACAGTTTCCGCGGGCGCCAGGCAGCGATCATCGACTGCGTGGCCAATGGCGGCGATGCCCTGGTGCTGATGCCCACCGGTGGCGGCAAGTCGTTGTGTTTCCAGGTACCGGGTTTGCTGCGTCCGGGCCTGACGGTGGTGGTCTCGCCGCTGATCGCGCTGATGGACGACCAGGTTGCCACGCTCGATGAACTGGGGGTGCCGGCCGCCGCCCTGAACTCCACGCTGACCCCGGAGCAGCAGCGTGAACTGGCCGGGCGCCTGCGCCGCGGCGAAGTGAAAATGCTGTACCTGGCGCCGGAGCGCCTGGTGCAACCACGCATGCTCGACTTCCTGCGCGACCTGGACATCGCCTTGTTCGCCATCGACGAAGCCCACTGCGTGTCGCAATGGGGGCACGACTTCCGCCCCGAGTACCTGCAACTTGGCCAGCTGGCCGAGCTGTTCCCGCATGTGCCGCGCATCGCCCTCACCGCCACGGCCGACATGCGCACCCGCGAAGAGATCGTGCAGCGCCTGCACCTGCAAGGTGCCGAGCGCTTCCTGTCGAGCTTCGACCGGCCCAACATCTTCTACCGCATCGTGCCCAAGGAGGCGCCGCGCAAGCAGCTGATGGCCTTCCTCGGCGAACGCCGTGGCAACGCCGGCATCGTCTATTGCCTGTCGCGCAAGAAGGTCGACGAAACCGCCGCCTTCCTCTGCGACCAGGGCTTCCCGGCGCTGCCTTATCACGCTGGCCTGCCTGCCGAGACGCGCGCGGCCAACCAGCACCGGTTCCTCAACGAGGAGGGGCTGATCATGGTCGCCACCATTGCCTTCGGCATGGGTATCGACAAGCCCAACGTGCGCTTCGTCGCCCACCTCGACCTGCCCAAGTCGCTGGAGGCGTACTACCAGGAGACCGGCCGTGCCGGGCGTGACGGCCTGCCGTCCGATGCCTGGATGGCCTACGGCCTGCAGGACATGGTGATGCTCAAGCAGATGCTGCAGAACTCCGAAGGCGACGAGCGCCACAAGCGCATCGAGCAGCACAAGCTCGACGCCATGCTGGCGCTGTGCGAAGAAACCCGCTGCCGGCGCCAGGCACTGCTGGCCTATTTCGATGAAACCCTCGAACAGCCGTGCGGGCACTGCGACAACTGTGTCGACCAGGTGCAGACCTGGGACGCCACCGAGCCGGCTCGCCAGGCGCTGTCGGCAGTGTTCCGCACCGGACAGCGCTACGGTGTCGGCCACCTGGTCGACGTGCTGCTGGGCAAGGACACCGAGAAGGTACGCAATTTCGGCCATGAGAAGCTCTCGGTGTTTGGCGTCGGCAAGGGCCTGGCCGAGGTCGAATGGCGTTCGCTGTTCCGCCAGTTGGTGGCGCGTGGCCTGGTCGATATCGACCTGGAAGGCTATGGCGGCCTGCGCCTGTCCGACAGCTGCCGGCCGCTGCTGCGTGGCGAAGTGACCTTGCAGCTGCGCCGCGACCTCAAGCCGCAGACCAGCGCCAGGACTTCGTCGTCCGGCGGTGGCAGCCCGGCCAGCCAACTGGTGCGTGCCGAGGAGCGCGAACTGTGGGAGGCGCTGCGCACCTTGCGGCGCAAGCTGGCCGAGGAACACAGCGTGCCGCCCTACGTCATCTTCCCCGATTCGACGCTGCTGGAGATGTTGCGCAGCCAGCCGGTCAGCCTCAGCGACATGGCCCAGGTCAGCGGCGTGGGGGCGCGCAAGCTGGAGCGTTATGGCCAGGCCTTCCTCGAAGTGCTGAACAACAGCGGCGGCACCGACGAGGCGCCGAAAGTGGTGCTCGACCTGCGCCACGAACTGGTCAGCCTGGCCCGCGCCGGCATGACCCCGGCGCAGATCGCCGGGCAGCTCGATTGCAGCGAAAAGAACGTCTACAGCCTGCTGGCCGAGGCACTTGGCCGCCAGGAGCTGAGCCTGGAACAGGCCCTGGACCTGCCGGAAGACCTGATGATGGAGGTGCAGGATGCCTTCCTCGACGGCGAGGGCGAGCTGCCACCGGTGTCGGCCGTTGCGCCGTTGTTCGGTGGCCGCGTGCCCGAAGGCGTGCTGTATTGCGTACGGGCGGCACTGGCGGCGGAGTTCGAGCTGTGA
- a CDS encoding tRNA-uridine aminocarboxypropyltransferase has protein sequence MPRPRCERCQRPFDHCLCPLIPALDSRTRVVLLQHRSETNHALNTARLAALGLTNAELRVGEVFDDLHALLATPGYRPALLFPGDQAQVPAPYDQAHDEPLLLIVPDGTWRKARKLLYLNPLLEALPRVTLGAVAPSRYRLRKAPEAGALSTIEAVVGALNALEQPACFDALLAPFEALIEGQIKAMGVETYQRNHGTE, from the coding sequence ATGCCCAGACCCCGCTGCGAGCGCTGCCAGCGCCCGTTCGACCATTGCCTCTGCCCACTGATCCCGGCACTCGACAGCCGCACCCGCGTCGTCCTGCTGCAGCACCGCAGTGAAACCAACCATGCGCTCAACACCGCCCGCCTGGCTGCCCTAGGCCTGACCAATGCCGAGTTACGGGTCGGCGAGGTGTTCGATGACCTGCACGCGCTGCTGGCCACGCCCGGCTATCGGCCGGCGCTGTTGTTCCCGGGCGATCAGGCCCAGGTGCCGGCGCCTTATGACCAGGCGCACGACGAACCCTTGCTGCTGATCGTGCCTGACGGTACCTGGCGCAAGGCGCGCAAGCTGTTGTACCTGAACCCGCTGCTGGAGGCGTTGCCGAGGGTGACGCTGGGGGCTGTTGCGCCGTCGCGCTATCGGTTGCGCAAGGCGCCGGAGGCGGGGGCGTTGTCGACCATCGAGGCGGTGGTGGGGGCATTGAATGCGCTGGAACAGCCGGCCTGCTTCGACGCGCTGCTGGCGCCGTTCGAGGCGTTGATCGAGGGGCAGATCAAGGCCATGGGTGTCGAGACATACCAGCGTAACCACGGTACCGAGTGA
- a CDS encoding YecA family protein, with product MSFAEQLTRLQTFLDADELHEEALDYVAAHGYLTALSINAEEVPEREWIDALFAEEPHYASEAQRTEIEATLVALKAHIARQLASDDEFELPCELDLTDEPDDSDLRGWCIGFMEGVFLREEAWFENAEEEVSEMLLPIMVGSGLFDEQPEFADIASNPNLQDDMIVQIPEALTALFLLLHAPDEKPALLKPRHH from the coding sequence ATGTCCTTCGCCGAGCAACTGACCCGCCTGCAAACCTTCCTCGACGCCGACGAGCTGCACGAAGAAGCGCTGGACTACGTCGCCGCCCACGGCTACCTCACCGCCTTGTCGATCAACGCTGAGGAGGTGCCGGAGCGCGAGTGGATCGACGCCCTGTTCGCCGAAGAACCGCATTACGCCAGCGAGGCCCAGCGCACCGAAATCGAAGCCACCCTGGTGGCGCTCAAGGCGCACATCGCCCGCCAGCTGGCCAGTGACGACGAGTTCGAGCTGCCGTGCGAACTCGACCTGACCGACGAGCCGGACGATTCCGACCTGCGCGGCTGGTGCATCGGCTTCATGGAAGGCGTGTTCCTGCGTGAAGAGGCCTGGTTCGAGAACGCCGAAGAAGAAGTCAGCGAGATGCTGCTGCCGATCATGGTCGGCTCGGGCCTGTTCGACGAGCAGCCAGAGTTCGCCGACATCGCCAGCAACCCCAACCTGCAGGACGACATGATCGTACAGATCCCTGAAGCGCTGACGGCGCTGTTCCTGCTGCTGCACGCACCTGACGAAAAGCCGGCGCTGCTCAAGCCTCGCCACCACTGA
- a CDS encoding TolC family outer membrane protein, protein MRVLNPITSALLLALASANVQAMSITEAVQNAVDYHPQISSNRNSKLSADEDVKFARGGYYPSVDLVAGYGRQRSDNTSTRAQGNHNKETLNYTQSELRLRQMIFDGFNTSNEVGRTEAVSTSRAYYTQAVAQDVALRAVEVYLEVLKRRELVTLAKNNLQAHLRVNDQIGLRNERGVGSTADLDQSRARRALAENNLDTAEVDLADAEANFFSVVGRMPDELEAPPSIKVAMPANLEEAREGMRQNNPYIKSAQADVNAAEKQYEVAKSTFYPRFDAILATGANNNTGGEKGHNNNDWQAGVEMNYNLFRGGSDKARLQSDAHKINQALDIRNNALRELTENLSLAWNAMNNASKQLPTAREYAETTKRVRAAYQDQFGLGQRTLLDVLDSENELYNADRRYTEVRYTEEFSRYRVLATMGELLSKQRISLPPEALASTEVTTEARLPEMR, encoded by the coding sequence ATGCGCGTTTTGAACCCCATCACCAGTGCGTTACTGTTGGCCCTGGCGAGTGCCAACGTACAGGCGATGTCGATCACCGAGGCTGTCCAAAACGCCGTGGACTACCATCCGCAAATCAGCTCCAACCGCAACAGCAAGCTGTCGGCCGATGAAGATGTGAAATTTGCGCGTGGTGGCTACTACCCTTCCGTGGATCTGGTCGCTGGCTATGGCCGCCAGCGTTCGGACAACACCAGCACCCGTGCCCAGGGCAACCACAACAAGGAAACCCTCAACTACACCCAGTCCGAGCTGCGCCTGCGGCAGATGATCTTCGACGGCTTCAACACTTCCAATGAAGTCGGCCGCACCGAAGCGGTCTCGACCTCTCGCGCCTACTACACCCAGGCCGTAGCGCAGGATGTTGCCCTGCGTGCAGTCGAGGTGTACCTGGAAGTGCTCAAGCGCCGTGAGCTGGTCACCCTGGCCAAGAACAACCTGCAAGCCCACCTGCGGGTCAACGACCAGATCGGCCTGCGCAACGAACGCGGTGTCGGCAGCACCGCCGACCTCGACCAGTCCCGCGCACGTCGCGCCCTGGCGGAAAACAACCTGGACACCGCGGAAGTCGACCTGGCCGACGCCGAGGCCAACTTCTTCAGCGTGGTCGGGCGCATGCCGGACGAGCTGGAAGCCCCGCCGTCGATCAAGGTGGCAATGCCCGCCAACCTCGAGGAAGCACGCGAGGGCATGCGCCAGAACAACCCGTACATCAAGTCGGCTCAGGCAGATGTCAACGCTGCCGAGAAGCAGTACGAAGTGGCCAAGTCGACCTTCTACCCACGCTTCGACGCCATCCTGGCCACCGGTGCCAACAACAACACCGGCGGCGAAAAAGGCCACAACAACAACGACTGGCAGGCCGGCGTGGAGATGAACTACAACCTGTTCCGCGGCGGCAGCGACAAGGCTCGCCTGCAGTCCGACGCGCACAAGATCAACCAGGCCCTGGACATCCGCAACAACGCCCTGCGTGAGCTGACCGAGAACCTGAGCCTGGCGTGGAACGCCATGAACAACGCCAGCAAGCAGCTGCCGACCGCACGTGAATACGCCGAAACGACCAAGCGCGTGCGTGCCGCCTACCAGGACCAGTTCGGCCTGGGCCAGCGTACCCTGCTGGACGTACTGGACAGTGAAAACGAGCTGTACAATGCCGACCGCCGCTACACCGAAGTGCGTTATACCGAGGAATTCTCGCGTTACCGCGTGCTGGCGACCATGGGCGAGCTGTTGAGCAAGCAACGCATTTCGCTGCCGCCGGAGGCGCTGGCTTCTACCGAAGTGACCACCGAGGCGCGTTTGCCCGAGATGCGTTGA
- a CDS encoding YbaN family protein, with translation MRYVLLATGWLSVALGVLGIFLPVLPTTPFLLLAAACFARSSPRFHHWLVHHPKLGPWIRDYLSGEGIPLKGKLYAIGLMWASIGLSCYLVPLFWARSFMLASAVLVSLYILSQKTLRKPK, from the coding sequence GTGCGCTACGTGCTGCTGGCCACCGGCTGGCTCAGCGTCGCGCTGGGGGTGTTGGGGATCTTCCTGCCGGTATTGCCGACCACCCCATTCCTGCTTCTGGCGGCGGCCTGCTTTGCCCGCAGCTCGCCGCGCTTTCACCACTGGCTGGTCCACCACCCCAAGCTCGGGCCGTGGATTCGCGACTACCTCAGTGGTGAAGGCATTCCCCTCAAGGGCAAGCTCTACGCCATCGGCCTGATGTGGGCCAGTATCGGCCTGTCATGCTACCTGGTCCCCCTGTTCTGGGCTCGCAGCTTCATGCTGGCCAGCGCCGTATTGGTCAGCCTGTACATCCTCAGCCAGAAGACCCTCCGCAAGCCGAAGTGA
- a CDS encoding methyl-accepting chemotaxis protein, with protein sequence MRMNLPVTELERTFSSDQRLISTTDLNSRITYCNDAFVAISGFTYDELVGQPHNLVRHPDMPPAVFGHMWDTIKQGKPWMGVVKNRAKNGDFYWVSAYVTAIYEQGRISGYESVRSVPTREQIRRAEALYARLRAGRAPVPWAARLGHGLGHGWPLIGAGLLSAAGYLWLPPYAALGVLMASLLLAWYLVELRQNQAIRRTLAEHPKAFTSPLVALTYSDNPGLQGQLDLAIISEEARLQTALTRLVDAGVGVKSRAAQSAGLSDAQAQMLDRQRNETDQSATAIAQMAATIQQVTHNVQSTAHAAGDADQLAQQGSELALQSLKAMGSMSDAVNDIGQAVNALAEQTQSIGSVVDVITSIAEQTNLLALNAAIEAARAGEQGRGFAVVADEVRSLAQRTRASTEEIHQIIASLRAGAERAVSTASRGEQISRDSVHSVEAVQAALSGIAQAVSRITGMSQQMATASEQQSHVAEDINQQIVRIAHLCDESAGQARQGAEISQDLERMAEYLHSLAERFNR encoded by the coding sequence ATGCGCATGAATTTGCCCGTCACTGAGCTCGAAAGAACTTTCTCCAGCGATCAACGCCTGATTTCCACCACCGACCTCAACAGCCGCATCACCTATTGCAACGACGCCTTCGTGGCGATCAGCGGTTTCACCTATGACGAGCTGGTCGGCCAACCGCATAACCTGGTGCGTCACCCAGACATGCCGCCGGCAGTGTTCGGCCATATGTGGGACACCATCAAGCAGGGCAAGCCGTGGATGGGCGTGGTCAAGAACCGGGCGAAGAACGGCGATTTCTACTGGGTCAGCGCGTATGTCACGGCGATCTACGAGCAGGGCCGCATCAGTGGCTACGAGTCGGTGCGCTCGGTGCCCACGCGCGAGCAGATCCGCCGCGCCGAAGCGTTGTATGCACGCTTGCGGGCCGGCCGTGCGCCGGTGCCGTGGGCGGCCCGGCTGGGGCATGGGCTGGGCCACGGCTGGCCGTTGATCGGTGCTGGCCTGCTGTCGGCGGCAGGCTACCTGTGGCTGCCGCCTTATGCCGCGCTGGGCGTGCTGATGGCCAGCCTGCTGCTGGCCTGGTACCTGGTCGAGCTGCGCCAGAACCAGGCCATTCGCCGTACTTTGGCCGAACACCCCAAGGCCTTCACCAGCCCGCTGGTGGCGCTGACCTACAGCGACAATCCAGGCCTGCAGGGCCAGCTCGACCTGGCCATCATCAGCGAGGAAGCGCGCCTGCAAACCGCCCTGACCCGCCTGGTCGACGCCGGCGTCGGGGTGAAGTCGCGAGCCGCGCAGTCGGCTGGCCTGTCCGATGCCCAGGCGCAGATGCTCGACCGTCAGCGCAACGAGACCGACCAGTCCGCCACCGCCATCGCGCAGATGGCGGCGACCATCCAGCAAGTCACCCACAACGTGCAGAGCACGGCCCATGCCGCCGGCGATGCAGACCAGCTGGCGCAGCAGGGCAGCGAGCTGGCGCTGCAGAGCTTGAAGGCCATGGGCAGCATGAGCGATGCGGTGAACGACATCGGCCAGGCGGTCAATGCTCTGGCCGAACAGACCCAGTCGATCGGCAGCGTGGTCGATGTGATTACCTCGATCGCCGAGCAGACCAACCTGCTGGCGCTCAATGCGGCCATCGAGGCGGCCCGCGCCGGCGAGCAGGGGCGTGGCTTTGCCGTGGTGGCGGATGAAGTGCGTTCGCTGGCCCAGCGTACCCGCGCGTCGACCGAGGAGATCCACCAGATCATCGCCTCGTTGCGTGCCGGGGCCGAGCGGGCGGTGAGCACTGCCAGCCGTGGCGAACAGATTTCCCGCGACAGCGTGCACAGTGTCGAGGCGGTGCAGGCAGCGTTGAGCGGTATTGCCCAGGCGGTCAGCCGGATCACTGGCATGAGCCAGCAGATGGCGACTGCGTCGGAGCAACAAAGCCATGTCGCCGAGGACATCAATCAGCAGATCGTGAGGATTGCTCACCTGTGCGACGAGAGCGCCGGGCAGGCCAGGCAAGGCGCGGAAATCAGCCAGGACCTGGAGCGCATGGCCGAGTACCTGCACAGCCTGGCCGAGCGCTTCAACCGCTGA
- a CDS encoding LysR family transcriptional regulator, whose amino-acid sequence MASTLPDLKLLRIFVSVVRHQGFANAQRELNLSTSAISTYMSQLEGALGIVLCHRGRGGFSLTSKGELFHQETLRLLAELDGFEQYAAALKGELRGTLNLGVIDSTVGDRALPLAEAIGAYSQEHPAVHLHLSVSSPYELQLGVQDNRLDLAIGAFSSRMSGLLYQPLYREQHWLYCSSRHPLYGERRIPEQVVTQQRMVGRGYWSQAELARHGFKHSAATVESMEAQLILILSGAYIGYLPEHYAQAWVDKGDLRVLSPATFGYQAPFSLIIRRGRSREPLIQTFRDLLKSQLNVG is encoded by the coding sequence ATGGCCTCGACCTTGCCCGACCTGAAACTGCTGCGCATCTTCGTCAGCGTGGTGCGCCACCAGGGTTTCGCCAACGCCCAGCGCGAGCTGAACCTGTCGACCTCGGCCATCAGTACCTACATGAGCCAGCTGGAAGGCGCCTTGGGCATCGTCCTGTGCCACCGGGGCCGTGGCGGCTTCAGCCTCACCAGCAAGGGCGAGCTGTTCCACCAGGAAACCCTGCGCCTGCTGGCCGAGCTGGACGGTTTCGAACAGTACGCCGCTGCCCTCAAGGGCGAATTGCGCGGCACGCTCAACCTTGGCGTGATCGACTCCACCGTCGGCGACCGCGCCTTGCCACTGGCCGAAGCTATCGGTGCCTACAGCCAGGAACACCCGGCGGTGCACCTGCACCTGTCGGTGTCCAGCCCTTACGAACTGCAGCTGGGCGTGCAGGACAACCGCCTGGACCTGGCCATCGGGGCGTTTTCCTCGCGCATGAGCGGGCTGCTGTATCAACCGCTGTACCGCGAACAGCACTGGTTGTACTGCAGCAGCCGCCACCCGCTGTATGGCGAGCGGCGAATCCCCGAGCAGGTGGTGACCCAGCAACGCATGGTCGGGCGCGGCTACTGGAGCCAGGCCGAGCTGGCCCGGCATGGCTTCAAGCACAGCGCGGCGACGGTGGAGAGCATGGAAGCGCAGCTGATCCTGATTCTTTCCGGGGCCTACATCGGCTACCTGCCCGAGCACTATGCCCAGGCTTGGGTCGACAAGGGTGACCTGCGCGTGCTGTCGCCTGCCACCTTCGGCTACCAGGCGCCGTTTTCGTTGATCATCCGCCGCGGGCGCAGCCGCGAGCCGTTGATCCAGACCTTCCGCGACCTGTTGAAAAGCCAGCTCAACGTGGGCTGA
- a CDS encoding patatin-like phospholipase family protein yields the protein MRRLLFCLLLALTAFTVGAAEPARPKVGLVLSGGAARGLAHIGVLKALEEQGVRIDAIAGTSMGAVIGGLYASGYSVEELEKLATTLDWQQALSDAPPRKDVPFRRKQDDRDFLVKQKLSFRDDGSLGLPLGVIQGQNLSLLLESKLAHTADTRDFDKLPIPFRAVATDIASGEKVVFSRGHLPQVIRASMSIPAVFAPVELDGRLLVDGGMVDNIPVDVAREMGVDLAIVVDIGTPLRDRKQLATVVDVLNQSITLMTRRNSDEQLASLHRDDILVQPPLSAFGVTDFGRAREMIDAGYRATRLLAPRLAALRQPEGDSSLAVARSPRQRTPIISAIRIENDSKVSDEVIRSYIRQPIDAPLELDRLQTDMGTLYGLDYFDRVQYRVVHKGDDNTLVINARGRRGGTDYLRLGLNLSDDLRGDSAFNLGASYRVNGINSLGAEWLTRGQIGDQQELYSEFYQPLDVGSRYFIAPYLDFNSQNIEATLDNDPVAEYRLERYGFGLNVGRQIGTNGEVRLGVGKAWGEAQVRIGDQDLPKVSFNEGFYELKYSFDTLDNVYFPHRGEDIGLTLRKYDKSLDSDQDYRQWLINLDKAISSGPNTFVLGGRYGRTLDATEVVTSSFVLGGARELSGFRQDSVSGQNMSLLRMVYYRRLTPRAYLPLDFPLYLGGSLERGRAWNNDNAFDSGYINAASIFLGLETPLGPLNFTYGANSAHEQAVYLNLGHTF from the coding sequence ATGCGCCGTTTGCTGTTCTGTTTGCTGCTCGCCCTCACCGCCTTCACGGTTGGCGCTGCCGAACCGGCCAGGCCCAAGGTTGGCCTGGTGCTGTCGGGTGGCGCAGCCCGCGGCCTGGCCCACATCGGTGTGCTCAAGGCCCTGGAGGAACAGGGCGTGCGCATCGACGCCATCGCCGGCACCAGCATGGGCGCAGTGATCGGCGGCCTGTACGCCTCGGGCTACAGTGTCGAAGAGCTGGAAAAGCTCGCCACCACCCTCGACTGGCAACAGGCGCTGTCCGATGCCCCGCCGCGCAAGGACGTGCCGTTCCGGCGCAAACAGGATGACCGCGACTTCCTGGTGAAGCAGAAACTCAGCTTTCGCGACGATGGCAGCCTGGGACTGCCATTGGGCGTGATCCAGGGCCAGAACCTGTCCTTGCTGCTGGAAAGCAAGCTGGCACACACCGCCGACACCCGCGACTTCGACAAGCTGCCGATTCCTTTCCGGGCAGTGGCCACCGACATTGCCAGTGGCGAAAAAGTGGTGTTCAGCCGTGGCCACCTGCCCCAGGTGATCCGCGCCAGCATGTCGATCCCGGCGGTGTTCGCCCCGGTCGAACTGGACGGCCGGCTGCTGGTGGACGGCGGCATGGTCGACAACATCCCCGTGGACGTGGCCCGCGAAATGGGCGTGGACCTGGCCATCGTGGTCGACATCGGCACCCCGCTGCGTGACCGCAAGCAACTGGCCACGGTGGTCGACGTGCTCAACCAGTCGATCACCCTGATGACCCGACGCAACTCGGACGAACAGCTGGCCAGCCTGCACCGCGACGACATCCTCGTCCAGCCACCACTGAGCGCCTTCGGGGTTACCGATTTCGGTCGCGCCCGGGAGATGATCGACGCCGGCTACCGCGCTACCCGCCTGCTCGCCCCTCGCCTGGCCGCCCTGCGCCAGCCCGAGGGCGACAGCAGCCTGGCGGTGGCCCGCTCGCCGCGCCAGCGCACACCAATCATCAGCGCGATCAGGATCGAGAACGACTCCAAGGTCAGCGACGAGGTCATCCGTTCGTACATCCGCCAGCCAATCGATGCGCCGCTGGAACTGGACCGGCTGCAGACCGACATGGGCACGCTGTATGGCCTGGACTACTTCGACCGGGTGCAATATCGCGTGGTCCACAAGGGCGACGACAACACCCTGGTGATCAACGCCCGGGGCCGACGCGGAGGCACCGACTACCTGCGCCTGGGCCTCAACCTGTCGGACGACCTGCGCGGCGACAGCGCCTTCAACCTCGGCGCCAGCTACCGGGTCAACGGCATCAACAGCCTCGGTGCCGAATGGCTGACGCGTGGCCAGATCGGCGACCAGCAGGAACTCTATAGCGAGTTCTACCAGCCGCTGGACGTGGGCTCGCGCTATTTCATCGCGCCGTACCTGGACTTCAATTCGCAGAACATCGAAGCGACCCTGGACAACGACCCCGTCGCCGAGTACCGCCTGGAACGTTACGGCTTTGGCCTCAACGTGGGCCGGCAGATCGGCACCAACGGCGAGGTGCGCCTGGGCGTGGGCAAGGCCTGGGGCGAGGCGCAGGTGCGCATTGGCGACCAGGACTTGCCCAAGGTCAGTTTCAACGAAGGCTTCTACGAGCTGAAGTACTCGTTCGACACCCTCGACAACGTGTACTTCCCGCATCGCGGCGAGGATATCGGCCTGACCTTGCGCAAGTACGACAAGTCGCTGGATTCCGACCAGGATTACCGGCAGTGGCTGATCAACCTGGACAAGGCCATCAGCAGCGGGCCGAACACCTTCGTGCTGGGTGGGCGCTACGGGCGCACGCTGGACGCTACCGAAGTGGTCACGTCGAGCTTCGTGCTGGGTGGGGCGAGAGAGCTGTCCGGCTTCCGCCAGGACTCGGTGTCCGGGCAGAACATGAGCCTGCTGCGCATGGTCTATTATCGCCGCCTGACGCCACGGGCCTACCTGCCGCTGGACTTCCCGTTGTACCTCGGCGGGTCACTGGAACGTGGGCGGGCGTGGAACAACGACAACGCGTTCGACAGCGGCTACATCAACGCGGCAAGCATCTTCCTGGGGCTGGAGACGCCGTTGGGGCCGTTGAATTTCACCTACGGCGCCAACAGCGCGCATGAGCAGGCGGTGTACCTGAACCTGGGGCATACCTTCTGA
- a CDS encoding MarR family transcriptional regulator: MPLTDNQHRFGMQLAQMSRGWRAELDRRLAGLNLSQARWLVLLHLARFEEAPTQRELAQSVGVEGPTLARLLDSLEAQGLVRRQAVLEDRRAKKIVLCPPAKPLIDQIETIANQLRVELFTGVDEADLQVCMRVHARILANLEKS; this comes from the coding sequence ATGCCCTTGACCGACAATCAACACCGCTTCGGCATGCAGCTGGCCCAGATGTCCCGGGGTTGGCGTGCCGAGCTGGACCGCCGCCTGGCCGGGCTCAACCTGTCCCAGGCGCGTTGGCTGGTGTTGCTGCACCTGGCCCGTTTCGAAGAGGCCCCGACCCAGCGCGAGCTGGCCCAGAGCGTGGGTGTCGAAGGCCCGACCCTGGCGCGCCTGCTCGACAGCCTGGAGGCGCAGGGGCTGGTGCGCCGGCAGGCGGTGCTGGAGGACCGGCGAGCGAAGAAGATCGTGCTGTGCCCGCCGGCCAAGCCGCTGATCGACCAGATCGAGACCATTGCCAACCAGCTGCGGGTGGAGCTGTTCACCGGGGTGGATGAGGCGGACCTGCAGGTGTGCATGCGGGTGCATGCCAGGATCCTGGCCAACCTGGAGAAATCCTGA